TTcggttaatttaattaataatatatactttattattttagtaaaatataggttttatttttatacattaattaatattataataaaatataagtatgaaaatcaataatttagtgCGGTACAAAATTCActtactaaaatataaaaaagtaataataataaatcataaCGATTAAATGAAGACATTTTCGAGTAccaatttactaatttattgtttcattAGTAGATTTTCGAGTACCAATTTACTAGAAGTAATTTTGATgttctaaaataataatgattttaggtttcattactaaaataaaacctATATTTTACTGTATACTAGTATCACCCACGTGCGATGTacgatccatttttttatttaaacttattttatagtgtaaaatgattttataaattcataaaaatatcattgtatgaaatctgaaatcataaatatataaaattaaaaaacaattgttaaaaaatatataatcaaacaggaaaaaaattacacataCGCcgaatgagaaacaatattattatttcaagttctaaaatcacaaatttatacaataGCAATTTATTGTaccaataaaaaatcatataaccaaataagtttataaactaaaaattgcacacaaatcacatagtatcatttaaattactttttgaCCTATACTACAAAAGATCAATCACAAACAcatgtcaataaaaataatatacaaatatatattagaagatagccaaatcgatcaaaatcatcaacaaaaatacagcAAAATAGCATGGTATATACAACCGATATCAATATGCATGCattagccaaaaaaaaaaaaaaaaactggttGCATACCCTAATAGTATACCCCGCATCGCCTACTTCACGTGTAGCTGCTACCACCCATACCACATCCAGGAAAGACAAATGAATAAGAACTGCCACCAACCTAATATTCATATAGAGCActacatgaaaaaattatacattaattaatcagCACAACAAAAGTGCGGAGCAGAAGAGAAAGATATCAGAGGCCATAACTGCAAAATGGGTTGATGCTATAAGATCTCCGTTCCTTACACTTGTTTTCtaagttttttaattaataaatatgaataaattactATAGATAATAACCACCTATTAACTTCCTAgtaactttaaataattaccCACTAACTTTAATAATTACCCACTAATTTAACTACCAAGTAACcatatagttttatttaaataataatatctattttaaaataatattttcctaaatactcccaaaactccccttttatatattgtatagattttactgttgttattttatagtagtttttgaatttatctATATTCctcaaaaattaatactttactagcaaaaataattatactcattttatatCGGCAATTGCTAGTATTTTTGTACACAATCATGCTACTTTAAAGTTTGTATTGGCAgttggaaaatataaaagtaaggCTAGTAGAGCAATTATGTACTAATTCAAAAGACACTTCATCACCTAATTCAATACTAATAagtctcatatttttatggataaatagatataaattttaaaggttGTTTCAAGATAGATTCGAATCTCCATTTataatcacaatcacaatcacagtATGTTAGTACAAATTGAGGTAGGAAGTAGTTACACATTTACACAGAATACAACACGGATCACCTCTCCTTTTATAATCACACATGTCACAAAATGAGGTAGAAAGTTGTGTGCATCTTCACATTACTGCCCCAATATATCTGATATTGACTTGCTGACTTTTTGAGATAATTCTTGCCTATATATACAGAGAAAGAGAAGGTAGTAATTAGCATAAATGGCGCCTGCAAAGACTCTGAAAAGATCGTTTGAACACTAAAACGGTGGACTTAAGGAtgcatttcaaattataagtTATGATATGACAATATATACAGCAAAGATGAAGCAAGGCGAATGTGGCCCTAATGCTTCTGAACTTGATGAATCAACAGAAATGTGAGGTAACTATCATGGAGTTCATATTACTCATCGCAGATGATCTAACTAGCAAAGAGTATACGAATGCAATGATACGACTTGAGGAGTTATCTTACCGGTCAGGTTTGAATAAGAGATATCGGTATGTGAACCActgaaatcaaaattcaaatattagtagtttgaaatatgaaattcttgATTAGTCTACCTCCCTGAGGTAAGACCTAGAACTATGGAAATATTGGTCACTTACCGAAGCAAACAACAGCCCGATGAGCTCAAGCAAACTTGGAACAACAGGAAGTTTGTCGATGGCCTGTTTTAAAATCAGGAtgaaaaatttcaacaaaagcAATGGAAAGCAGTCATATTTTACGACAGAAAAATGAAAGACTTGCTAAAAAGAGCAACAAATAGTCTTCCGAGAATAGAAGATAAAGTTAAGTGTGGCAAAAAAACAACCCATTTATCAACCATATTCATCTAAAAAATTCTGGAAAACAGAAGTGTcgcatttattaaaaatatgaactaaagaTAATAATTTCACATCTACATAAATGGCGGAATGAAGAAAAAGGAGGAATAACTATAGCTGGCATGATTAAGATTGTCGAAGTTGTGGaaactatgaaattagttGAAGAACACAGCCAAGTAACCCTGACACGAAACTGGTGGATTTTACTTCAAACTATTGGCAAATAGTACTAACTGAATAAACCCTCATGGTTGTGTGGGTTTACATTTTTCCCCTTGCCACATCTTTTATTGTTTCATTATGTAGCAGATATCAGACTGACTACTTGCAAACAAGTTCTTCGTTATCTATTGACAAGAACAGAAAGATGTTACCGTCACAATATTAACCGCTGCCCAGAAACCAACAACACCAGCGAATCCTAGACCAATCAGAGCCACCCGATCTTCAGAATTTTCCCACTAGACAAAGGAGTTGAAAAGTAAAGAAGATCAgctccaaaaaaaaaggaagagaaaagATGTGGGGGAATCAGTATATTGACACAGGGGAGCATTCAGGCGataatgaaaatgactcaCAAT
The nucleotide sequence above comes from Salvia hispanica cultivar TCC Black 2014 chromosome 5, UniMelb_Shisp_WGS_1.0, whole genome shotgun sequence. Encoded proteins:
- the LOC125186812 gene encoding protein CURVATURE THYLAKOID 1C, chloroplastic isoform X1 — encoded protein: MASILTRMPSPPLMVVNGRKPISGTPQRFAFPTARVERLHRFGVIAKATGESSESSIGKSIQDIWENSEDRVALIGLGFAGVVGFWAAVNIVTAIDKLPVVPSLLELIGLLFASWFTYRYLLFKPDRQELSQKVSKSISDILGQ
- the LOC125186812 gene encoding protein CURVATURE THYLAKOID 1C, chloroplastic isoform X2 — encoded protein: MASILTRMPSPPLMVVNGRKPISGTPQRFAFPTARERLHRFGVIAKATGESSESSIGKSIQDIWENSEDRVALIGLGFAGVVGFWAAVNIVTAIDKLPVVPSLLELIGLLFASWFTYRYLLFKPDRQELSQKVSKSISDILGQ